One Trichormus variabilis 0441 genomic window, GCTGAGTGTCTACCGGAAGTAGCAATGGGTGCGATCGCTTGTACAATTTCTGGATATAGTAACGCCCACTCTAGTACCTGCATCCCACCCAGTGAGCCACCAATAACTAACTGTAAAGATTTAATTCCCAGATGTTGAATCAGTGCAGCTTGTAAGCGCACCATATCCCGAATTGTAATTGCTGGAAATGATGCACCGTAAGGGATTCCAGTTTGGGGATTGATGCTCGTTGCTCCTGTTGTACCGTAGCAACTGCCCAAAATATTACTGCATATAATAAAATCGCGATCGCTATCTAGTGCTTTGTTTGCACCCAACAAACCTTCCCACCATTCGTCAGCATCAGCAGAACCAGTTAAAGCATGACAAATCAGTACTCCATTATCACCTGCTGAGTTTAACTTTCCCCAAGTCCGATAAGCGACCTGAACCCCAGTTAAAACCCCGCCGCCTTCTAACTCAAATGGCACTGGTAAATGATAATACTCAGTTTGTTCTGAAATGAAGTCCTGGTAGTTCATCTAATACTAACTAGGTGGGGAGTTGTTGCAGAGGGGTTATTGACTATTGACTAATCTTCTGAAACGCTTGCTCAAAATCTTCTTTAATATCGTCGATGTGTTCAATTCCCACAGATACACGCACCAAATCAGGTGTCACACCGGCGGAAAGTTGTTCTGTATCACTGAGTTGTTGATGAGTGGTAGAAGCAGGATGAATGACAAGGGTTTTAGCATCACCTACGTTTGCTAAGTGACTTGCCAATTTAACATGATTAATAAAGGTTTTACCTGCTTCTAGTCCCCCTTTGATGCCAAAATTCAATACCCCACCAAATCCGTGTCTCAGATATTTTTTGGCTCTTTCATGATAGGGGTGATGGGGAAGTCCGGGATAATTTACCCATGCTACTTGGGGTTGTTGTTCTAGCCACTGGGCTAATTCTAAGGCGTTGGAGACATGGCGATCTACACGCAAAGAAAGTGTTTCTAATCCTTGCAATAGTAAAAATGCGTTAAATGGACTTAAGGAGGGGCCGAAATCTCTTAATCCTTCTACTCTGGCGCGAATAATAAAGGCAATATTCCCAAAGGGACTACCTACACCAAATACCTCTTGAAAATTCAGCCCATGATAACCAGGTGATGGTTCAGTAAATACAGGAAATTTGCCGTTACCCCAGTTAAATTTACCAGAATCAACAATTACGCCACCGATAGAAGTGCCATGTCCACCAATCCATTTAGTTGCAGACTCAACTACAATATCTGCACCGTGTTCAATTGGTCGAGCCAAATAGCCCCCAGCCCCAAAGGTATTATCAACAATCAAGGGAATACCATGTTCATGGGCAATATGGGCTAATGCCGCAAAGTCGGGAATATTGAATTGGGGATTGCCAATAGTTTCCACGTACAATGCTTTTGTGCGATCGTCGATCGCCTGACGAAAAGTTTCTACATCATCGCCTTCGACAAATTTGACATTTATTCCTAAACGTGGTATAGAAACTTTAAATTGGTTATAGGTTCCCCCGTATAAAAAACTGGTGGAAACAATATTATCTCCAGCTTGAGCGATCGTGCTGATAGCTAAGAATTGCGCCGCTTGACCGCTAGAAGTGGCTAATGCTGCCACACCCCCTTCTAAAGCTGCAATACGCTTTTCAAACACGTCTGTTGTCGGATTCATTATCCTTGTGTAAATGTTGCCGAACTCTTGCAGAGCAAACAATCGCGCTCCATGATCGGCATCATCAAAAACGTATGAAGTTGTTTGATAAATCGGTACAGCACGGGCATTAGTTCCTAAGGCTGGTTCTTGCCCAGCATGGACTTGCAAAGTTTCAAAACGGTATTTTTCAGACATATAAAATTACTGTTAGGCAATATATTTCCGCAAACAAGCATAAGCCGATAGATTTATAGTATTTTAGCATCCAAAATTGTCAGACTGTTAACTTTCATCTGTCAACAGTCCATAAACTAAAATAATTCTGAGCGTCAACTTTGCAAGGTTAATAACAGCAAACAATCTCTTTCTCGCCCCTGCTTGCCTTAGTCTCTAATTTGGCAAACTGAACAGAGGACGCAGTTTAATACCAATTGCCGTTCCTAATAAAGCGCAAACAATCCAAACCCAACCATGTATGCTAGTGGAAGCAATACCACTAAAAAAGGCACTGACATTACACCCGAAAGCTGTAAAAGCACCATAACCCATAATTAATCCACCAATCACCGTAGCAAGAATTTTTGATGGGCTAACTTGAGTTTGTGGTGTGAGTTTTCCTGCTAAGGCGGCTGCTAATAATGCACCTAAGATAATACCTAGATTCATCACGGAGGTGACATCTGCAAACACACTATTTGATAATGCTGTATCACCATCCCAAAATTTACTCGTGGAGGAATTCCAGCCGAACATGGTGGCTATTTTTGCTGTCCATAGAGCAAACCCCCAGGTAATTCGCCAAGGTTCGCCAGAAATAAGCAGGGTTAACCAATTAAGTACAGCTAAGGCGATCGCACCTGTAAATACTGACCAAGAGCCAAATAAAAATCCTGAGCGTGTGGGTGAGGGATGTTCTGCTGATGCTGATTTGCTGTTTTTACTCCACAACCAAAGCCCCCCAGCTAACAGCAACAATATACCCAACTGTAAGACTACTGCACCTGTCCAACCGAGAGTTTCACCTAAAACAATTGGTTCGGCTTTTGGCAAACCAGCCCAAAGATATCTAGTCAAACTAGCCCAGAATGCGCCTAAACAAAAGGTGATCAGGGTAATGAGCATGGTGTAACTACCTCCGCCAATGGTGTAGAGTGTACCGCAACCACAAGCTCCACCTAATTGCATTCCGATTCCAAAGATGAATGCACCAATCGCCCCTGATATACTCACAGGTGCGATCGCTCCTGCTACTTCTTGACCGAAAGCCTTACCAGCAGCTAACACTGGCGCAAATAACACAGTAGCGATCGCTAGCATTACTAACTGAGCATATATTCCCCGCACATCTCTATTCAACAGCAGTTTGCGATAAGCAGAGGCAAAGCCAAAACTAGAATTATAAAGGCTCACACCCAACAAACCACCGATGAGGAATAATACACTTTGTCGCCAGCCATATTTACTCAATAAAACAGATCCGACTGTAAAGATAAATAATGCGATCGCCACAACTAATTTTTGTGGTCTGGGAGGTAATAACTGAGATTTAGATGTCAACGTATTCTCAACCCCATTACTCATAATTTAGTCTTGCCAGATATAACTTGCTTTTAGTGAGGTAAGCAGGAAAACCCAACACCTGTTTAAGTGTTGGGTTATTTCTTGAAGCTTCTGTCTTATGGAAATAAATTAAGCTCTAGAACTATCTTTTTTGTCATCGGTTGTTTGACCGTCTTTACTCCTTCTACAAGCTACTAAACTGTCTTGATCTGAATTATTAGCAGCTTGGCTGGCTTGGACTGTGTTCACTACACCAAAAGTAGTTAGTAACACAGCAAAAAATAGCATTGCAAATTTCATCTTTTTATCCTCTTACTTGAAAATGGGGGTATAGGTGTAGGAGAAATACATTTTCATGTTTGGTTGTGGGATTTTCTCATAAGTAGCTTTCTTGAACAGGAAATTTCCACGAATATCCAATATCCCACGTCCATCTAGCTTACCTGTTCTGGGCCAGTGGCAACAGGTAAGTCTGATTGAGTGCTGTACTCAGTCCAAGAACCTTCATAAACTCTAACTTTGGGATAACCCAGCAAATGTTTTAATACCACATATTGCAGAGTTGCTTCCCGTCCTGTACTGCAAGTAACAATGATGTCATCAGCAGGAGTAATTTTCTTGTCAGCTAGGATTTGTTTGATTTCATCTAAAGATTTTAGTTTGTGGGGATTTTGAGCATCTGTAAAAGTAGGCCAAGGAATATTTCGCGCCCCTGGAATATGTCCATTTCGTACCCAAAGATTTTCCTTTCCTTGGAATAAATCTGCTGGTCTGGGGTCGATGAATGTAACGCCTTTTTTCCCAATCAGTTTTCTGACTTCACTTAAAGAGACACGCACAGCAGGATTATCTTTAACTATAAATCGACCTACTTTGTATTTAGGAAATTCCTTTGTTACTGTTGCCGATGCAGCCGCGTAACCTTTGTAGCCACCATCCAATACAGCTATATCCTGCACTCCAGAACGTTCTAGCAAATAAGCTACCATCGTTGCCCCTAGTACATCTCTGCCATCAGAGTAAACAAGGACACGATTATTATTTGTGACTCCTGAATTAGCAAATATTTGTCCTAATTTTTGATTGTCCCAATATTGTACTGGTAGACCTTCTCTTGGGCCGCGAAAGGCTGTATCGGCAATATTAACTGCTTGAGGTAAGTGTCCATCGATATAGTCTAAAGGTAAATTTCGGACATCCAAAATTCTCAGATTAGGATCTTTGACATTCTCGGCCACCCAGTTAGGAGCAACGAACTGGATCTTAGTGCTAGTCGCAGCTCCCCTGGCTGGTAAATGCAACATGGGAGTGAGTAACAAAAAAGTACAAATTGCTACTCCTAGAGCAAGTAGTTTGTTTTTCTTAAACTTTGCCCAAGAAAATTTCCGTATCTTCATCATGGTTTTTAGCTGTTTACATCTTCCTACTGAAACTTGCCAGATTTAAGTCACATCTAGCAGCAGATAAATTGCTCTAGGTATATAATCTACTATAAATTGGGCGATAAACAGTATTTTGTGTTCATTAATATAAATATTTCATATACAGAGGCGGAATACAAGTGCTGC contains:
- a CDS encoding O-acetylhomoserine aminocarboxypropyltransferase/cysteine synthase family protein, which gives rise to MSEKYRFETLQVHAGQEPALGTNARAVPIYQTTSYVFDDADHGARLFALQEFGNIYTRIMNPTTDVFEKRIAALEGGVAALATSSGQAAQFLAISTIAQAGDNIVSTSFLYGGTYNQFKVSIPRLGINVKFVEGDDVETFRQAIDDRTKALYVETIGNPQFNIPDFAALAHIAHEHGIPLIVDNTFGAGGYLARPIEHGADIVVESATKWIGGHGTSIGGVIVDSGKFNWGNGKFPVFTEPSPGYHGLNFQEVFGVGSPFGNIAFIIRARVEGLRDFGPSLSPFNAFLLLQGLETLSLRVDRHVSNALELAQWLEQQPQVAWVNYPGLPHHPYHERAKKYLRHGFGGVLNFGIKGGLEAGKTFINHVKLASHLANVGDAKTLVIHPASTTHQQLSDTEQLSAGVTPDLVRVSVGIEHIDDIKEDFEQAFQKISQ
- a CDS encoding YeeE/YedE family protein, whose translation is MSNGVENTLTSKSQLLPPRPQKLVVAIALFIFTVGSVLLSKYGWRQSVLFLIGGLLGVSLYNSSFGFASAYRKLLLNRDVRGIYAQLVMLAIATVLFAPVLAAGKAFGQEVAGAIAPVSISGAIGAFIFGIGMQLGGACGCGTLYTIGGGSYTMLITLITFCLGAFWASLTRYLWAGLPKAEPIVLGETLGWTGAVVLQLGILLLLAGGLWLWSKNSKSASAEHPSPTRSGFLFGSWSVFTGAIALAVLNWLTLLISGEPWRITWGFALWTAKIATMFGWNSSTSKFWDGDTALSNSVFADVTSVMNLGIILGALLAAALAGKLTPQTQVSPSKILATVIGGLIMGYGAFTAFGCNVSAFFSGIASTSIHGWVWIVCALLGTAIGIKLRPLFSLPN
- a CDS encoding sulfurtransferase, with protein sequence MMKIRKFSWAKFKKNKLLALGVAICTFLLLTPMLHLPARGAATSTKIQFVAPNWVAENVKDPNLRILDVRNLPLDYIDGHLPQAVNIADTAFRGPREGLPVQYWDNQKLGQIFANSGVTNNNRVLVYSDGRDVLGATMVAYLLERSGVQDIAVLDGGYKGYAAASATVTKEFPKYKVGRFIVKDNPAVRVSLSEVRKLIGKKGVTFIDPRPADLFQGKENLWVRNGHIPGARNIPWPTFTDAQNPHKLKSLDEIKQILADKKITPADDIIVTCSTGREATLQYVVLKHLLGYPKVRVYEGSWTEYSTQSDLPVATGPEQVS